One window of the Babesia bovis T2Bo chromosome 2, whole genome shotgun sequence genome contains the following:
- a CDS encoding variant erythrocyte surface antigen-1 alpha subunit — MDSMRALRTVPDNVRHSGAPSTREIIIVQNSVELEYHGYEGESSGKGATDTQVKEHLNELFSLVQGLGGTAVVRTYIDQLAQVLSALVGWSRIDQCRNGSCGGNDKPHGKEKCEYLKDKAPSNKCGTCGCMKWVVIQGIDWVQLGRGCTKCKDSGGEEERKKQNCECGTDDEQECSPESCKCALAGKCCKCCCKDCSGKCKDAKCSCDKEKYKCHEEKKGENDVQRGDYTIESYMSAYAKTLYQSYVGGSNAIIRQPTWNDLKYLPDPDTPSQRRHQCARILLGSVCLIWSGITYMHWTGKWTKTSPYWNNHILDGSGIDDGTLSQWLQALGFPREMLNSKGPKNRLDQVIWDGFMGQLFLGFTHPTGVYGQDGNTAKQPYDMNYAGFVHTAHRDSFNEEASVFPKNSSSSTGQVSDINQHKMGAIFKLYILSCAYFTGLQKKSTKSAIQNTTPNTPKTIREILYWLSALPYSQGYKGILGYGKERLEKVLEHATEKKLKFIQTGRNAPITVDEFNLFAHFQAVTQYCPLVLIGIQGGIHSTDSTDSTKEPAIHSLYANTECNFTYPTVSIQAYNQVVHYIRALFYQLYFLRKQCAVKVALGGKWRECRYGKDVLGKNAISWMCLGCDPMEHDRKNRVGKVKGELVELLKKVEKGEESEDGEGDGGSESEETKQEDELAKKLNALLDAIGQVAVQLGNAQEVLEKKAENKAIEGVKKALGKAKDGLEKARTGLKSELGGDVEFAETFGYGKLKELIGNDGNGGLLGELTNGSGGALDTLANGSHAGSLQQITSAGADWQKEYSSAKDQISDAINKVRDVLKLMKQGVKTDELKKQLNGHEKALLNAIDNIEDIVGSTRCVHCQDHATKCGQPPIPSICEKCHQQYMEGTPSPLQAFLEDRLPGFSCDVVRNTDTDKDTVYPPAASHLGHCGGSGQCCPLPMGFRGQFYSGSITNCTGQRLYGILYFFSNENMMQSCVYTLVRVTAALSATTPQVLGDVFGFFRGGVGNPLKGKNKNNGEATCGHNKDPSNKDNDDYFCGWCASGLRDEVKKIEWIPKKDHDGGQYRGTVGEALIQIKGDKDTGGKQTGTTSLSTLTKDSEYVSPLTGELYTAVSATFGNTYLSWVLYLSDALEGGLLSLASAFKEIECRGCTGCDPNKCKKGHHGEKNTENSGQCGCPSIVSCTGVLPVLYRHGFSYGNPFNLEGYQQNDTDKGDYGITDKGGKKHCHEFLESLSKVLEHTEKDTEKKDQQTTHPLTELLKQVGKLQYDIRLPWIFVLTVAWLVAVLYLAFGAIWPLDWTHMRSHWLRGGEHQWQCMWYKVMTGRKGRVVLEGLYVFW; from the exons ATGgatagtatgcgcgcccTAAGGACGGTACCTGACAATGTCCGTCacagtggcgcgcccagTACTAGGGAAATCATTattgtacagaat tcagtagaactggagtaccatg GCTATGAAGGAGAAAGTAGTGGCAAGGGCGCCACTGATACACAAGTCAAGGAACACCTCAATGAACTattctccctagtccagggactaggcggtactgcagtggtccggacctacatagaccagttggcacaggtactcagtgcactcgttgggtggagtaggatAGATCAGTGTAGGAATGGCAGCTGTGGTGGCAATGACAAACCACATGGCAAAGAGAAGTGCGAGTATCTGAAGGATAAAGCGCCGAGTAACAAGTGTGGCACCTGTGGTTGCATGAAATGGGTAGTGATCCAGGGCATCGATTGGGTACAACTGGGCAGGGGATGTACCAAGTGTAAGGATAGTGGTGGTGAAGAAGAGAGAAAGAAGCAGAACTGTGAGTGTGGTACTGATGATGAACAGGAGTGCTCTCCGGAGAGCTGTAAATGCGCTttagcaggcaaatgctgcaagtgttgttgtaaggatTGTAGTGGGAAGTGTAAGGATGCCaagtgtagttgtgatAAGGAGAAATATAAATGCCATGAGGAAAAGAAGGGAGAGAATGACGTTCAACGTGGCGATTACACAATAGAAAGCTATATGTCAGCATATGCCAAAACGTTGTATCAGTCATATGTAGGAGGATCAAATGCGATAATCCGACAACCTACTTGGAATGATCTCAAGTACTTACCAGATCCTGACACTCCCTCCCAACGCcgccaccaatgtgcccgtaTTTTACTaggctcagtatgtctcatttggagtggcattacctatatgcattggacGGGAAAGTGGACCAAAACCAGTCCATActggaacaatcacatcctCGACGGTAGTGGTATAGATGACGGTacactatcccaatggctgcaggccttagggtttcctagggaaATGTTGAACAGCAAGGGGCCGAAAAATAGATTAGATCaggttatatgggatggatTTATGGGACAACTGTTTCTAGGGTTTACTCACCCTACAGGTGTTTATGGTCAGGACGGTAATACAGCAAAACAACCGTACGATATGAATTACGCCggttttgtacatactgcacatagggaCTCGTTCAATGAAGAAGCTAGTGTCTTTCCTAAGAATAGCAGCTCTAGTACTGGCCAAGTCAGTGACATTAACCAGCACAAAATGGGTGCCATAttcaagctctacattttatcatgtgcctactttacTGGATTGCAGAAAAAGAGTACTAAAAGTGCAATTCAGAATACTACCCCTAACActcccaagaccatccgggaaatcctctactggcttagtgcattgccctatagtcagggatATAAGGGAATACTAGGCTACGGCAAAGAAAGACTAGAAAAGGTACTGGAACATGCCACGGAGAAAAAGCTTAAATTTATCCAAACAGGCCGTAACGCTCCCATTacagttgatgaattcaacctgtttgcccacttccaagcagtgacccagtattgcccactggtcctcataggtatccagggtggaataCACAGTACTGATAGCACTGACAGCACTAAAGAACCTGCCATCCACTCCCTCTACGCTAACACTGAGTGCaacttcacctatcccactgtatccatccaagcatacaaccaggtggtacactacattagggctctattctaccaactctatttccttaggaagcaatgtgcagttaaAGTGGCTCTAGGAGGgaaatggcgtgaatgtaggtatggtaaaGATGTGCTTGGGAAGAATGCcattagctggatgtgcctggggtgtgaccccatggagcatgataggaaaaaTAGGGTAGGGAAGGTAAAGGGGGAGTTGGTGGAGttattgaagaaggtagaAAAGGGAGAGGAATCGGAGGATGGAGAGGGAGATGGTGGATCAGAGAGTGAAGAGACAAAACAAGAAGATGAACTTGCAAAGAAGCTGAATGCACTCCTGGATGCTATTGGTCAGGTAGcggtacaattgggtaatgcccaggaggtATTGGAAAAGAAGGCTGAGAATAAAGCGATAGAGGGGGTGAAGAAGGCACTAGGGAAGGCTAAGGATGGACTGGAGAAGGCTAGGACGGGACTAAAGAGTGAGCTGGGAGGGGATGTAGAGTTCGCGGAGACGTTTGGCTATGGGAAACTAAAGGAACTGATTGGCAATGATGGTAATGGAGGACTACTAGGGGAGCTGACGAATGGTAGTGGTGGAGCACTAGATACACTAGCGAATGGTAGTCATGCTGGGTCATTACAGCAGATAACTAGTGCTGGCGCTGATTGGCAGAAGGAATACAGCAGTGCCAAGGACCAGATAAGTGATGCTATCAATAAGGTACGGGATGTATTGAAGCTAATGAAGCAGGGAGTCAAGACAGATGAATTAAAGAAGCAGTTAAATGGTCACGAAAAAGCGCTCCTTAATGCCATAGACAACATAGAAGATATTGTAGGCAGTACAAGATGTGTTCACTGCCAAGACCATGCCACCAAGTGTGGCCAACCACCAATACCCTCTATCTGTGAgaaatgccaccaacaatacatggagGGCACACCGTcacccctccaggcattcctcgaggatagGTTACCAGGCTTTAGTTGTGACGTAGTGCGAAACACTGACACAGACAAAGACACAGTATATCCAcccgctgcatcccacttgggACACTGTGGTGGTTCCGGACAGTGTtgcccattgccaatgggatTTAGAGGGCaattctatagtggcagCATCACTAATTGTACcggccaacgcctttacGGCATcctgtacttcttcagtaacgagaatatgatgcagtcgtgtgtctatacactggtGAGGGTAACcgcagcactcagtgctaccacaccacaggtattgggtgatgtattcgggttctttagaggtggtgtaggaaatCCACTAAAAGGGAAGAACAAGAATAATGGTGAAGCGACATGTGGACACAATAAGGACCCATCTAATAAAGACAATGACGATTACTTTTGtggctggtgtgcctctggattacgggatgaagtaaagaagatcgagtggataccaaagaaGGATCACGATGGAGGGCAATACAGAGGCACAGTAGGAGAAGCTCTGATACAGATTAAGGGCGATAAAGACACTGGTGGCAAACAGACAGGCACTACTTCCCTATCCACTCTCACAAAGGACTCAGAATACGTCTCCCCCCTAACAGGTGAGCTTTATACCGCAGTAAGTGCCACGTTCGGcaacacatacctctcatgggtactctatctatcagatgcacttgaaggGGGGCTACTGTCACTTGCTAGTGCATTCAAGGAAATTGAATGCCGTGGTTGTACAGgatgtgaccccaataagtgtAAGAAGGGACATCATGGTGAGAAGAATACAGAAAACAGtggacagtgtggatgcccttcaatcgtatcatgtaccggggtactaccggtgttgtacagaCATGGGTTtagctacggtaacccattcaacctggaggggtaccagcaGAATGATACGGATAAGGGAGATTATGGTATTACAGACAAGGGTGGGAAGAAGCATtgtcacgagttcctagAGAGCCTAAGCAAAGTACTAGAACACACTGAGAAGGACACCGAGAAGAAGGACCAGCAAACTACCCATCCTCTGACAGAGCTACTAAAGcaggtcggcaagctccaatacgacatacggctcccgtggatctttgtcctcacggtagcctggctagtagcggtgctctacctagcctttggtgccatatggccactggactggacacatatgaggtcgcattggttaaggggtggagagcaccagtggcaatgtatgtggtataaggtaATGACGGGACGAAAGGGAAGAGTAGTGCTAGAGGGGTTGTatgtattttggtag
- a CDS encoding SmORF protein (Small Open Reading Frame (SmORF)) — translation MVSFNMLWKLCVIVAFGLSATVTATDVAKEQPKKESLDNRFPRKNEEPPMYSVEWYLLPEPENRACLLEKLPFDVAKDVPEDCDEPIDSAVEKRIRKFFSLRGLIFTSMSSYPGLDETNNVDQTTQGSLDSSFTNKEDEPSSKSQEVPKPESMDTEEETDTAGPPKFSVEWYLLPKPINRGSLRDKLPWEMRNAVPEDCNEPILPVVEKRIRKFFSLSEKEQILEHASSYGHQSI, via the coding sequence ATGGTATCCTTtaacatgttatggaaACTCTGTGTAATTGTGGCCTTCGGGCTCTCTGCCACTGTCACTGCTACTGATGTAGCCAAGgagcaacccaagaaggaatccTTAGACAACAGATTCCCCCGTAAGAATGAAGAACCACCCATGTattctgttgaatggtatctgttaccgGAGCCGGAAAACAGAGCATGTCTTCTTGAGAAATTGCCATTTGATGTGGCCAAAGACGTTCCAGAAGACTGCGATGAACCAATAGATTCCGCAGTGgaaaaacgtattaggAAGTTTTTTTCATTAAGAGGCTTGATATTCACAAGTATGAGTTCATATCCTGGACTTGATGAAACCAATAACGTTGACCAAACCACGCAGGGATCATTGGATAGCAGTTTCACAAACAAGGAAGACGAACCTTCCTCTAAATCTCAAGAGGTACCGAAACCAGAGAGTATGGACACTGAAGAAGAGACCGATACAGCAGGTCCACCTAAATTTTCTGTTGAGTGGTATTTGTTACCTAAACCCATAAACAGAGGAAGTCTCCGTGATAAGTTGCCATGGGAAATGCGAAATGCTGTGCCAGAGGACTGTAATGAGCCAATATTGCCTGTAGTAgaaaaacgtattaggAAGTTTTTCTCATTGAGTGAGAAAGAGCAGATTTTAGAGCATGCAAGTTCATATGGCCACCAATCTATATGA
- a CDS encoding Zinc finger C3HC4 type (RING finger) family protein — protein sequence MVKRKSEDSDCPDPEDFNHETRLARSTFNNVAKRMVSSIAPIGNSDAETCFGNRNQLEYLITHSLDSDQDCDVERTSSTESPNIRTTCRNFSIMVDDLDLLADSLGHESNGTNGRELDSGESRVVHEYGPTTDECQELPQDNSPVLLHELSDDSDCEIIRVVSNGNRRAVNNNVVSQGTQMNNSSSIFPNNINDQRGLSGDNWQCIPPLTLQDSAALLALSQRGSDRQSDILADDDDDVILGPIYWGTRVESTLPVVYNHNPHTTVYNIIDTNVDQSKRNEIGSLESDGDFAKTIIDSIEFLFRCPICYSTIARFKTAKPPSGNDRIIYSTKCGHMYCYECIEGVKKRRECPLCRKSIRDSKQFHPVYP from the exons atggtgAAACGTAaatcagaagattcagattgCCCGGATCCAG AAGATTTTAATCATGAAACTAGATTAGCAAGATCCACATTCAACAATGTCGCAAAGAGAATGGTGTCTAGCATTGCGCCCATCGGGAATTCGGATGCAGAAACATGCTTCGGTAATAGAAATCAACTGGAATATCTTATAACCCACTCATTAGACAGTGACCAAGATTGTGATGTTGAAAGAACCAGCTCCACTGAATCTCCTAATATACGTACAACATGTAGAAATTTTTCGATAATGGTGGATGACCTTGATCTTCTAGCTGATTCGCTAGGGCATGAGAGTAATGGTACGAATGGAAGAGAATTGGATAGTGGTGAAAGTAGGGTAGTACATGAGTATGGACCAACCACTGATGAATGTCAAGAACTTCCCCAGGATAATTCACCGGTTTTATTACATGAATTAAGTGATGACTCTGATTGTGAAATCATACGTGTGGTCTCAAATGGAAATCGGAGAGCTGTGAATAATAATGTAGTTTCTCAAGGCACTCAAATGAACAACTCGAGTTCAATATTCCCTAATAATATCAACGATCAACGTGGCTTAAGTGGTGACAATTGGCAATGCATACCCCCCCTTACCCTTCAGGATAGCGCAGCTTTACTTGCATTATCACAAAGGGGTTCAGATCGTCAAAGCGACATATTGgctgatgatgatgatgatgttaTCCTTGGTCCTATATATTGGGGGACCCGTGTCGAATCGACATTACCCGTTGTATACAATCATAACCCACATACGactgtatataacattatcGATACCAACGTCGATCAAAGCAAGCGTAACGAAATTGGATCGTTGGAATCTGACGGGGATTTTGCCAAAACGATAATTGATAGCATTGAATTTTTATTTCGATGTCCCATTTGTTATTCTACTATCGCAAGATTCAAGACAGCCAAACCCCCAAGTGGTAACGATCGAATCATATATTCTACCAAGTGCGGTCACATGTACTGTTATGAGTGTATAGAAGGGGTAAAGAAACGTCGTGAATGTCCTTTATGCAGAAAGTCGATCAGGGATTCAAAGCAGTTTCATCCTGTATACCCTTGA
- a CDS encoding SURF1 family protein, whose amino-acid sequence MSHYKRVNTKSLVKKFKKASNKLDKSNTTCTSGSSDQPFLTLPRDGRPLRCTDDQWLYLPTMREIDIFRKSKILNEKPILLENNIVVRLVDLHNTVTSPVGNSVFYGEYGLRGNELLRILILGTSVCTVLCFLGYWQLNRRAWKIDILNYRTMALGQPLVKLSSFSDLESILYDSNAGQSTVAYRCVECTGILDSSETMLVGPRSSLFESYGNPAGFYVIMPLRFRDGSSVLVNLGWLEKDTVLQHQTSPEMVTLRGVIVTGEMDESIKASIKVYIADLYRKICSKFGYQTSPAVISVNHPMRLLSDDGRPVFRYLDPFSMSKYIDTESRNMTERYMLNAYDILHHDDAKLKEEDSQSAMDYRFKAKTAVGKNTNSHEPRYQRRQKSDYLLFYADPDTHTNYAYQWFLMAGSIASLCIYKLLRVKTKLKLLI is encoded by the coding sequence ATGTCGCATTACAAGCGGGTGAATACGAAATCTTTAGTTAAGAAGTTTAAGAAAGCGTCAAACAAACTGGATAAAAGCAATACTACATGTACCTCGGGGTCATCAGATCAACCTTTTCTGACGCTCCCTCGTGACGGGAGGCCGTTACGATGCACCGACGATCAATGGTTATATCTACCTACCATGCGCGAAATCGATATATTTCGTAAATCAAAAATATTAAATGAGAAACCAATATTATTGGAAAATAACATTGTTGTACGATTAGTGGACCTACATAATACCGTTACATCACCGGTGGGAAATTCTGTATTCTACGGTGAATATGGACTAAGAGGAAATGAGTTACTCCGCATTTTAATTTTGGGAACGTCGGTTTGCACTGTGTTGTGTTTTTTAGGATACTGGCAATTAAATCGTAGAGCTTGGAAAATTGACATACTAAATTACCGTACAATGGCGCTGGGACAACCTTTGGTAAAGTTATCCTCATTTTCAGATCTTGAgtcaatattatatgataGTAATGCAGGTCAAAGCACAGTTGCATATCGTTGTGTAGAGTGTACGGGGATATTGGACAGCAGTGAAACCATGTTAGTTGGACCACGTTCATCACTGTTTGAATCGTATGGAAATCCTGCAGGGTTTTACGTCATAATGCCTTTGCGGTTCAGAGACGGTTCATCTGTGTTGGTGAATCTTGGATGGTTGGAAAAGGATACTGTGTTGCAGCATCAGACCTCACCCGAAATGGTAACATTACGTGGCGTCATTGTCACAGGAGAAATGGACGAATCTATTAAAGCATCTATCAAGGTCTACATTGCCGActtatatcgcaaaataTGTTCAAAATTTGGGTACCAAACGTCTCCAGCAGTGATATCAGTAAACCATCCAATGCGTCTGCTCTCTGATGACGGACGACCAGTTTTCAGATATTTGGACCCTTTTAGTATGTCCAAATATATTGACACTGAAAGCCGCAACATGACGGAACGTTATATGTTGAATGCCTATGACATATTGCATCACGACGATGCTAAACTAAAAGAGGAAGATTCGCAAAGTGCAATGGACTACAGATTTAAGGCAAAAACAGCTGTGGGAAAAAATACTAATTCTCATGAACCCCGTTATCAAAGACGTCAAAAATCAGACTACCTGCTGTTTTATGCCGATCCGGATACTCATACAAACTATGCCTATCAGTGGTTTTTGATGGCCGGATCTATTGCATCCTTATGCATTTACAAGCTCCTCCGAGTTAAGACAAAATTAAAATTGCTAATATAG
- a CDS encoding Rab-GTPase-TBC domain family protein translates to MEKMLDIATAMCHSCRKKKKNRWKSNVNPMPNVVKNISKRCVTRHNGSTLDDDIETPTEINTCSCGCNRNIKRQLTWLLIKHFTSKRKWLRILRIGRYRPKELERVSKDIEVNGYQSMSDANLDLDTIQLDISRQQWIQNTQDAYLVKHALVTFCLVNNVGYWQGLHDVAGALVHLKPRPTIGELAAILEKLVNNFSSIIKSASNEAIVAGATKIASKWRLIFQFFFPKAATDMERFDGLDTWNINWFLTLGFYRFGCAYIALSYTYVAVVASAGCMTAFMYHEAGYLAVRGHLTWSFAKNKTDVMIDKKICDQTDEHKLTKVISNSKMVQITPDELINVSRNLYDTINGEECEIADFPLMAVLDISNFLFNKSPSTLYKYEVDDIPGFVQISINDLCNTHDVWNIHDRRYVDAGHSMDKLPLKYINSKSEENLCQTLNRTICNVYIENLFFHIRKKSNVSPVICKNSMVNTDTNAYNIVDVRSQYLKYGESLDTFFERLFPAYISETDIESAIIAANNDRKFTFWVIITDEGFDKSTENTSIESLERGINIYRMLSRSFTGVTMLKGGYKELLRMNGLPIPAKVNALIKRLLDWVPIGRIQSPKIAIQNVVTAMDITIDGISSKTGFAVVPNSDIFNNKRLRINSIHSRSATRLGCGQYAITFMVGNRGNVYINSNGSLKVNGLLWHPRLKAKSRNNMQASMLFHMATLFQLVSTDIFYEVVPKASSMKGARDIHDTRLSDFEECCNCKVLLLHDPVSDNALIFCRCAIPIKVCLKYTCTKSIQPNYIRQWYFVLVDIRLVTTLLLVDEMVLRQCRSSTLLEEIGDNEAIVKRCQYRSNMSSGSLEGGETDMQKNFNAMKEFSGDNEMDQIWDYEHIVESVADGPMVNRTVPPIDLTRLTSLNSITSMGSSVCSERKVHVFSRRVNPQSKSAMVNTANQTKPLNPVEQKKTPLSMDNRTLVTLGNKTVFAARKNIRRAIQQ, encoded by the coding sequence ATGGAGAAGATGCTAGACATAGCGACTGCCATGTGTCACTCTTGCCGAAAAAAAAAGAAAAATAGATGGAAGAGCAACGTAAATCCAATGCCTAATGTAGTAAAAAACATATCAAAGCGATGTGTAACAAGACATAATGGTAGTACACTAGATGACGATATTGAAACGCCAACAGAAATCAACACATGTTCTTGTGGATGTAACAGAAATATCAAACGACAACTAACATGGCTATTAATCAAGCATTTCACATCTAAGAGGAAATGGCTAAGAATACTCAGAATTGGTCGCTATAGACCAAAAGAACTGGAACGAGTAAGTAAGGACATAGAAGTCAATGGATATCAATCAATGAGTGATGCAAACCTTGATTTAGACACTATACAGCTAGACATATCAAGACAACAGTGGATCCAAAATACACAAGATGCCTATCTTGTAAAACACGCACTGGTAACCTTCTGTCTAGTGAACAACGTAGGCTATTGGCAAGGATTGCATGATGTCGCCGGAGCATTGGTACATTTAAAACCTAGGCCAACTATAGGAGAACTAGCAGCTATTTTGGAAAAACTTGTAAATAATTTTTCATCTATAATAAAGTCGGCATCGAATGAAGCTATAGTAGCAGGTGCAACTAAAATCGCAAGCAAGTGGAGGCTCATATTTCAATTCTTCTTTCCCAAAGCAGCCACAGATATGGAGAGATTCGATGGTTTGGATACTTGGAATATTAACTGGTTCCTTACATTGGGATTCTACAGGTTTGGCTGTGCTTACATCGCCCTATCTTATACATACGTTGCAGTCGTTGCGAGTGCCGGCTGTATGACTGCATTTATGTATCACGAAGCTGGATATCTTGCTGTAAGAGGTCATTTAACATGGTCTTttgcaaaaaataaaacagATGTCATGATTGATAAAAAAATTTGTGATCAAACCGATGAGCACAAACTAACCAAGGTCATTAGTAACTCAAAGATGGTGCAAATAACTCCCGATGAACTAATCAACGTATCTAGGAATCTATATGATACAATCAACGGTGAGGAGTGTGAAATCGCAGATTTCCCATTAATGGCTGTGTTAGACATATCAAATTTCTTGTTTAATAAGAGTCCATCCACTTTGTACAAATACGAAGTTGATGATATTCCAGGTTTTGTACAAATATCAATCAATGATTTGTGTAACACTCATGATGTCTGGAACATACATGATCGTCGATATGTAGATGCTGGTCATTCGATGGACAAATTGCCACTGAAGTACATAAATTCAAAGTCAGAAGAAAATCTTTGTCAAACATTAAACCGTACGATTTGCAATGTATACATCGAgaatttgttttttcaTATCAGGAAAAAGTCAAATGTCTCACCTGTCATCTGTAAGAATTCTATGGTAAACACAGATACTAATGCATATAACATAGTAGATGTAAGGAGTCAATATCTAAAATACGGGGAATCGCTAGACACATTTTTCGAAAGGTTATTTCCGGCTTACATTTCAGAAACAGATATAGAAAGTGCAATTATCGCAGCAAATAACGACCGGAAATTCACATTTTGGGTCATAATAACCGATGAAGGGTTCGATAAGTCGACAGAAAACACTTCTATAGAATCGTTAGAAAGAGGTATCAACATATACAGGATGCTATCACGATCATTCACAGGTGTTACCATGCTCAAGGGTGGATACAAAGAACTTCTTAGGATGAATGGGCTTCCCATACCAGCGAAAGTAAATGCGCTTATTAAGAGACTCTTGGATTGGGTACCGATTGGTAGGATACAAAGTCCAAAAATTGCCATACAAAATGTGGTAACTGCAATGGATATAACGATTGATGGTATCTCAAGTAAAACCGGATTTGCCGTGGTTCCAAATTCTGacatatttaataacaAAAGGCTACGTATCAATTCTATCCATTCTAGAAGTGCAACGAGGTTAGGATGTGGACAATATGCAATAACATTTATGGTTGGTAACAGGGGAAACGTCTACATAAATTCTAACGGTAGTTTGAAAGTGAACGGTCTCCTATGGCATCCACGATTAAAAGCAAAATCTAGGAATAATATGCAAGCAAGTATGTTATTTCATATGGCGACGCTCTTTCAGTTGGTCTCAACGGATATTTTTTACGAAGTCGTGCCTAAGGCCAGTTCCATGAAGGGCGCACGGGACATACACGACACCCGTCTCTCCGACTTTGAAGAGTGTTGCAACTGCAAGGTATTGTTGCTGCACGATCCTGTTTCTGATAATGCCCTTATATTTTGCCGTTGCGCAATACCGATCAAGGTGTGCCTCAAGTACACTTGTACGAAGTCGATTCAACCAAATTACATTAGACAGTGGTATTTTGTACTTGTAGACATCCGGTTAGTAACCACTCTTTTGTTGGTCGATGAAATGGTTCTTCGGCAATGTAGGAGTAGTACGTTACTAGAAGAAATAGGTGACAATGAAGCCATTGTCAAAAGATGTCAATATAGAAGTAACATGTCATCTGGATCCTTAGAAGGGGGGGAAACGGACATGCAAAAAAACTTTAACGCCATGAAAGAGTTTTCAGGAGATAATGAAATGGACCAAATCTGGGATTATGAACATATAGTGGAAAGTGTGGCAGATGGTCCTATGGTCAACCGCACGGTCCCACCTATCGACCTAACGCGTCTCACTTCATTAAATTCGATAACATCCATGGGATCCTCAGTTTGTAGCGAACGCAAGGTGCATGTGTTTTCAAGGAGAGTAAACCCACAGTCCAAGTCCGCCATGGTAAACACGGCAAACCAAACTAAACCTCTGAATCCAGTCGAGCAAAAAAAGACTCCTTTATCAATGGATAATAGGACTTTAGTTACTTTGGGAAATAAAACGGTTTTTGCAGCCCGTAAGAACATAAGGAGGGCCATTCAGCAATGA
- a CDS encoding Zinc-finger double-stranded RNA-binding family protein → MFKRAYLYACTAPTPNADVNEEGDVTPTTLDSETETKNISKRGIVDEQISVQKIDDESHERKTFITFAPKGKVAMCKACKGKTMLNENSIDKHLNSKAHKRKVKMFAKDTEDADKTRKEFLKRMESVENRMML, encoded by the exons ATGTTTAAACGGGCATACCTGTATGCCTGTACGGCACCTACACCAAATGCTGACGTCAACGAAGAAGGCGACGTCACGCCAACAACATTAGATAGCGAAACAGAAACgaaaaatatatctaaaAGAGGAATAGTAGATGAACAGATATCTGTGCAAAAGATAGACGATGAATCGCATGAAA GGAAAACATTCATAACGTTCGCACCAAAAGGAAAGGtggcaatgtgtaaagcCTGCAAAGGCAAAACTATGCTCAACGAAAACAGCATAGATAAACATCTTAATAGCAAG GCACATAAAAGGAAAGTGAAGATGTTCGCAAAGGATACAGAAGACGCAGATAAAACGAGAAAAGAATTCTTGAAAAGAATGGAATCAGTGGAAAATAGGATGATGCTATAA